The following proteins are co-located in the Microcystis wesenbergii NRERC-220 genome:
- a CDS encoding class I SAM-dependent methyltransferase, protein MSLIKEIPKALLKHFGYEACRLSDAERRWQARHGLEFDYKCYQSVRALAATSQLSLSESKFLAELVQASDPSRPIIEIGTLYGWSTLVITLFKHPGQKLITVDNYSWNSLGIAPEAHYTATRLRLAEAVEKFNVQQVKMDKDEFYRQYQGTRPSLFFCDADHGYEATKADLEWANKIGADIICGDDYSAEKFPGVVRAVEEMGGAAKVVDGLFLLRSPASAQ, encoded by the coding sequence ATGAGCCTAATCAAGGAAATTCCCAAAGCCCTACTCAAGCATTTTGGCTACGAAGCCTGCCGTTTAAGCGACGCGGAACGCCGATGGCAAGCGCGGCATGGGCTGGAGTTCGACTATAAATGTTACCAGAGCGTCCGCGCCTTGGCGGCCACCAGCCAGTTAAGCCTGTCCGAGTCAAAATTTTTGGCCGAACTGGTGCAGGCCAGCGATCCTTCCAGGCCCATAATCGAAATTGGCACGCTGTACGGCTGGTCAACCTTGGTCATCACCTTGTTCAAGCACCCCGGGCAGAAATTGATTACCGTGGACAATTATTCGTGGAATTCCTTAGGCATTGCGCCGGAAGCCCACTATACGGCCACCCGGCTGCGCTTGGCGGAGGCGGTTGAAAAATTCAACGTCCAGCAAGTCAAAATGGACAAAGACGAGTTTTACCGCCAATATCAAGGCACCAGGCCAAGCTTGTTTTTTTGTGACGCAGACCATGGCTATGAAGCCACGAAGGCGGACTTGGAATGGGCCAATAAAATCGGCGCCGATATTATTTGCGGCGATGATTACTCGGCGGAAAAATTTCCAGGCGTCGTGCGTGCCGTCGAAGAAATGGGCGGGGCTGCGAAAGTCGTAGACGGGCTGTTCTTGCTGCGCAGCCCTGCATCGGCTCAATAG
- a CDS encoding ATP-dependent Clp protease ATP-binding subunit: MFERFTEKAIKVIMLAQEEARRLGHNFVGTEQILLGLIGEGTGVAAKVLKSMGVNLKDARVEVEKIIGRGSGFVAVEIPFTPRAKRVLELSLEEARQLGHNYIGTEHLLLGLIREGEGVAARVLENLGVDLSKVRTQVIRMLGETAEVAAGSSSQGRTKTPTLDEFGSNLTQMASEGKLDPVVGRQKEIERVIQILGRRTKNNPVLIGEPGVGKTAIAEGLAQRIANKDIPDILEEKRVVTLDIGLLVAGTKYRGEFEERLKKIMDEIRQAGNVVLVIDEVHTLIGAGAAEGAIDAANILKPALARGELQCIGATTLDEYRKHIERDAALERRFQPVMVGEPSVEETIEILYGLRERYEQHHKLKILDEALEAAAKLSDRYISDRFLPDKAIDLIDEAGSRVRLINSQLPPAAKELDKELRQILKQKDDAVRGQDFEKAGELRDREMEIKTQIRNLASTKKGEDGNDEPFVDAEEIAHIVASWTGVPVNKLTETESEKLLHMEDTLHQRLIGQEDAVKAVSRAIRRARVGLKNPNRPIASFIFSGPTGVGKTELTKALAAYFFGSEDAMIRLDMSEYMERHTVSKLIGSPPGYVGYNEGGQLTEAVRRRPYTVVLFDEIEKAHPDVFNMLLQILEDGRLTDAKGRTVDFKNTLLIMTSNIGSKVIEKGGGGLGFEFADNQAEAQYNRIRSLVNEELKQYFRPEFLNRLDEIIVFRQLNKEEVKEIAEILLKDVFKRLTEQNITLSVTDKFKERLIEEGYNPAYGARPLRRAIMRLLEDVLAEEILSGRVSDGDTAMVDIDEEGKVKVISGERRELIAPVIE; encoded by the coding sequence ATGTTTGAAAGATTTACGGAAAAAGCCATTAAAGTAATCATGCTCGCCCAAGAAGAAGCCCGCCGCCTTGGCCATAACTTCGTGGGAACAGAGCAGATTTTACTAGGACTAATTGGAGAGGGAACGGGAGTTGCCGCCAAAGTCCTCAAGTCCATGGGTGTCAATCTCAAAGATGCGCGCGTGGAGGTGGAGAAAATCATCGGTCGCGGTTCCGGATTCGTAGCCGTGGAAATTCCCTTCACCCCCAGAGCCAAACGAGTTTTAGAACTCTCCCTCGAAGAAGCCCGTCAACTGGGCCATAACTATATTGGCACAGAACACCTCCTTTTAGGACTAATTCGCGAAGGGGAAGGTGTGGCCGCTAGGGTTCTGGAAAATCTCGGCGTGGATCTCTCGAAAGTTCGCACCCAAGTGATCAGAATGTTAGGGGAAACCGCCGAAGTGGCCGCTGGTTCATCTTCCCAAGGTCGCACTAAAACCCCCACTCTTGATGAATTTGGTTCCAATCTCACCCAAATGGCCAGCGAGGGTAAACTCGATCCCGTAGTCGGCCGACAAAAAGAAATCGAGCGCGTTATCCAAATTCTCGGTCGTCGTACCAAAAATAACCCAGTCCTAATCGGGGAACCGGGGGTAGGTAAGACAGCGATCGCAGAAGGATTGGCCCAACGCATCGCTAACAAGGATATTCCCGACATTCTCGAAGAAAAACGGGTTGTCACCCTCGATATCGGCTTGTTAGTGGCGGGAACCAAATATCGCGGCGAATTTGAGGAACGCCTCAAAAAAATCATGGACGAAATTCGCCAAGCGGGTAACGTCGTCCTTGTTATCGATGAAGTTCATACTCTCATCGGTGCCGGGGCAGCCGAAGGGGCGATCGATGCAGCCAATATTCTCAAACCAGCTTTAGCCCGGGGAGAACTGCAATGTATCGGGGCGACGACCTTGGATGAGTATCGCAAACATATCGAACGGGATGCGGCTCTAGAAAGACGTTTTCAACCGGTTATGGTCGGTGAACCCTCCGTAGAAGAAACGATCGAAATTCTCTACGGTCTCCGGGAACGCTACGAACAGCACCATAAATTAAAAATCTTAGATGAGGCCCTGGAAGCGGCGGCGAAATTGTCCGATCGCTACATTAGCGATCGCTTCTTACCGGACAAGGCGATCGATTTAATCGATGAGGCTGGTTCGAGAGTGCGCTTGATTAATTCCCAATTGCCACCGGCAGCCAAGGAATTAGACAAGGAACTGCGGCAAATTCTCAAACAAAAAGATGACGCGGTGCGCGGTCAAGACTTCGAGAAAGCCGGGGAATTGCGCGATCGGGAAATGGAAATCAAAACCCAGATCCGGAATCTCGCTTCTACCAAAAAAGGCGAAGATGGCAACGATGAACCCTTTGTGGATGCCGAGGAAATCGCTCACATCGTCGCTTCTTGGACTGGGGTTCCCGTCAATAAACTGACCGAAACCGAATCCGAGAAACTGCTGCACATGGAAGATACCCTACATCAGCGTCTCATCGGTCAAGAGGACGCGGTTAAAGCGGTGTCCCGCGCCATTCGTCGCGCTCGCGTCGGTCTGAAAAATCCCAACCGTCCCATTGCTTCCTTTATCTTCTCCGGTCCAACGGGGGTAGGTAAAACCGAGTTAACTAAAGCTCTGGCCGCTTATTTCTTTGGTTCGGAAGATGCGATGATCCGTCTCGATATGTCGGAATACATGGAACGGCACACGGTTTCTAAGTTAATCGGTTCACCTCCGGGTTATGTTGGTTACAACGAAGGGGGACAATTAACGGAAGCGGTGCGTCGTCGTCCTTATACGGTGGTGCTATTCGACGAAATCGAAAAAGCTCACCCCGATGTCTTCAATATGCTTCTGCAAATCCTTGAAGATGGACGTTTGACCGATGCCAAAGGTCGCACGGTGGACTTTAAAAATACCCTGTTGATCATGACCTCGAACATCGGTTCTAAAGTGATCGAGAAGGGTGGCGGTGGTTTAGGTTTCGAGTTTGCCGATAATCAGGCCGAGGCCCAGTATAATCGCATTCGATCGCTGGTTAATGAGGAATTAAAACAATATTTCCGCCCGGAATTCCTCAACCGTCTCGATGAGATTATTGTCTTCCGTCAACTCAATAAGGAAGAAGTGAAGGAAATCGCCGAAATCCTGCTCAAGGATGTGTTTAAACGTCTGACAGAACAAAATATTACTTTGTCTGTCACCGATAAGTTTAAAGAACGCTTGATCGAGGAAGGTTATAATCCGGCCTACGGCGCTCGTCCCTTACGTCGTGCGATTATGCGTCTGTTGGAAGATGTTCTGGCTGAGGAAATTCTCTCCGGACGGGTTTCCGATGGGGATACGGCCATGGTCGATATCGATGAGGAAGGTAAGGTGAAAGTTATTTCGGGGGAAAGACGCGAGTTAATCGCTCCCGTGATCGAATAA
- a CDS encoding glycosyltransferase family 4 protein, with amino-acid sequence MKNKQLKILILYDCIYPKSLGGVEHRNYCVAKALAEKGHKITLAGWCEKTNFPFPNVRVIPLPFQTSLYNQSGKRNVLTSIKFALATLSLRLKDYDIIETASIPYIHLFPLAIRCLLARKPLVITWIEYWGDYWRDYVGKWQAPLFKTIEWISAQLGDKAHAISQLTAERVQENQLQKRKIPVIPCGVYLEQIELASRGTQPDAPPLVYAGRLMKEKQVDLLLEAISFLDLSPEQVILTIIGDGPDRSRLESLALELGIQNQVKFLGRLPTIEDVWREVSKAKIAVQPSSREGFGLFPLESMALGLPVVYCQSSESAVSFLVRDQIEGLSAKAESVSLANAIENLLTDNELTKKMSENALARARLYDWSNIAEQLENLFYLTINKQSNQQ; translated from the coding sequence ATGAAAAATAAGCAATTGAAAATTTTAATTTTGTATGATTGTATCTATCCAAAATCTTTAGGTGGTGTAGAACATCGCAATTACTGTGTTGCTAAAGCTCTAGCAGAAAAAGGTCACAAAATTACCTTGGCGGGTTGGTGTGAGAAAACCAATTTTCCCTTTCCCAATGTCCGAGTTATTCCTCTCCCTTTCCAAACATCCCTTTATAACCAGTCGGGCAAAAGAAACGTCCTGACATCAATTAAATTTGCCCTTGCTACCCTAAGCTTAAGGCTGAAAGACTACGACATCATAGAAACAGCAAGTATTCCTTATATTCATTTATTTCCTTTAGCTATTCGCTGTCTTTTAGCCAGAAAACCTTTAGTAATTACTTGGATCGAATACTGGGGAGATTACTGGCGAGATTATGTAGGTAAATGGCAAGCCCCTTTATTCAAAACTATTGAGTGGATTAGCGCCCAATTAGGAGATAAAGCCCATGCAATCAGTCAGTTAACAGCCGAGCGGGTGCAAGAAAACCAATTGCAAAAACGCAAAATACCAGTAATTCCCTGCGGTGTTTACTTAGAACAAATTGAATTGGCTAGTCGAGGAACTCAGCCTGATGCCCCCCCTCTTGTCTATGCGGGGAGATTGATGAAAGAAAAGCAAGTTGATTTGTTATTAGAGGCTATCTCTTTTCTTGATTTATCGCCTGAACAGGTTATTTTAACTATTATTGGTGACGGTCCAGATCGTTCTCGTTTGGAAAGTTTAGCCCTAGAGTTAGGAATCCAGAATCAAGTTAAATTTTTGGGTCGTTTGCCAACAATTGAAGATGTATGGAGAGAGGTGTCCAAAGCTAAAATTGCTGTGCAACCTTCCTCAAGGGAAGGATTCGGTTTATTTCCTTTAGAATCTATGGCCTTAGGATTACCAGTTGTTTACTGTCAATCCTCGGAAAGTGCCGTGTCTTTTCTAGTTCGTGATCAAATAGAAGGGTTATCTGCAAAAGCAGAATCTGTGTCTTTAGCTAATGCTATTGAAAATTTATTAACTGATAATGAACTAACCAAAAAAATGAGTGAGAATGCTCTTGCTAGAGCCAGGTTATACGATTGGTCGAATATAGCTGAACAATTAGAAAACCTATTTTATTTAACGATTAATAAACAATCAAACCAACAATAA
- a CDS encoding GtrA family protein, whose product MRKLKSIMVIVYEKQFSKFFSVGLVCTVFNYVGLYLLTSILGIYYLVSFCIVWLLGNLLGYWLNKKYTFKSPKSIVGEIHKYYLVMLSSLLINLMIIYILVKYFQVWYLIASVLTTILGIFYNFILHKKWSFKG is encoded by the coding sequence ATGAGAAAGTTGAAGTCAATAATGGTTATTGTTTATGAAAAACAGTTTTCCAAGTTTTTTAGTGTGGGTTTAGTATGTACTGTTTTCAACTATGTTGGACTATATCTTCTCACCAGCATCTTAGGTATTTATTATTTAGTATCCTTTTGTATAGTTTGGTTATTGGGCAATTTGTTAGGTTATTGGCTCAACAAGAAATACACCTTTAAAAGTCCTAAGAGTATAGTTGGTGAAATACATAAGTATTATCTAGTGATGTTAAGCAGTCTATTGATCAATTTGATGATTATCTATATTTTAGTCAAGTATTTTCAGGTTTGGTATCTAATTGCTAGTGTTTTAACGACAATACTAGGGATTTTCTATAATTTCATCTTACATAAGAAATGGAGTTTTAAAGGTTAA
- a CDS encoding class I SAM-dependent methyltransferase has product MNNKLNESIHCPLCRNSSIKPAFGKFNYSFLECQSCSSLFVYPIPSSSELEAFYTSPDVQKLSQVCWNETAESHRHVWGVWQEALNLIEKLAGKGVLLDVGCGTGQFLQFARRKGWQRLEGIELVPEIAERARSLSDAKIYTSTLLKADLPSHYYSGIVLWDIVEHLNDVESILQEVYRLLKPGGILLIGTVNRHGLSLRYLGVNALTVNPPEHILFFSARGMKSILELTGFRVYKLSSFSIYLLEWITILSEILPKQKKEKSPAKVNKASLTDSSVFLIIMKIANAILSLTNLGDELVAIAQKPEN; this is encoded by the coding sequence ATGAACAATAAACTCAACGAATCTATTCATTGTCCCCTTTGTCGTAACTCAAGCATCAAGCCAGCTTTTGGTAAATTTAATTACTCTTTTTTAGAATGTCAATCCTGCAGCTCCTTATTTGTTTATCCAATTCCCTCTTCATCGGAACTGGAAGCATTTTACACATCGCCCGATGTGCAGAAACTTTCTCAAGTCTGTTGGAATGAGACAGCAGAATCTCATCGCCATGTCTGGGGAGTTTGGCAAGAAGCCCTCAATTTAATTGAGAAACTAGCTGGAAAAGGAGTTCTTTTAGATGTGGGCTGTGGAACGGGTCAATTTCTGCAATTTGCTCGTAGAAAAGGTTGGCAGAGATTAGAAGGCATTGAGTTAGTTCCAGAAATAGCTGAACGAGCGAGAAGTTTGTCTGATGCCAAGATTTATACCTCCACACTACTGAAAGCCGATTTACCAAGTCATTATTATTCTGGAATTGTGCTTTGGGATATAGTAGAACACCTCAATGATGTAGAATCAATTCTCCAAGAAGTTTATAGACTGCTTAAACCGGGTGGTATTTTGTTAATTGGAACTGTTAATCGACATGGATTATCTTTGCGTTATCTGGGAGTTAATGCCCTAACAGTCAACCCACCTGAACATATTTTGTTTTTTTCGGCAAGAGGGATGAAATCTATTCTAGAATTGACAGGATTTAGAGTTTATAAACTCTCGTCTTTTTCTATTTACCTACTGGAATGGATAACTATTTTGTCGGAAATTTTACCCAAACAGAAAAAAGAAAAATCTCCAGCTAAAGTAAATAAAGCCAGTTTGACTGATTCTTCAGTTTTTTTGATAATCATGAAAATTGCTAACGCAATATTAAGTCTGACAAATTTGGGAGATGAATTAGTCGCTATTGCCCAAAAGCCTGAGAATTAA
- a CDS encoding glycosyltransferase family 2 protein, which produces MLENQVMADAASKEQIPTLELSIIMPCLNEAETLATCIGKARDYLERHKIAGEVLIADNGSSDGSQEIATNSGARVVPIPERGYGSALRGGIAAAKGQYIIMGDADDSYDFTNLSPFLEKLRQGYDLVMGNRFQGGIKPGAMPVLHKYLGNPVLTWLGRLFFGSPCGDFHCGLRGFSKQAIEQLNLRTTGMEFASEMVVKASLYGLKITEVPTTLSPDGRSRPPHLKTWRDGWRHLRFLLMYSPRWLFLYPGLALMFLGFVATIWFMTQPRVHTLLYSATALIIGFQIVSFAIFTKAFAISEGLLPEDRKLRRFLRYINLEVGLIIGVILFLVGIGGSVYALYTWNAQLYGALDPAVTMRIVIPSVTALGLGVQVVFSSFFLSVLGLKRR; this is translated from the coding sequence ATGCTGGAAAATCAGGTCATGGCAGATGCTGCCTCTAAGGAGCAGATACCTACTCTAGAATTATCGATCATCATGCCCTGTCTCAACGAGGCGGAAACCCTGGCCACCTGTATCGGCAAAGCACGAGATTATCTGGAACGACACAAAATTGCGGGAGAGGTGCTAATCGCCGATAATGGCAGTAGCGATGGTTCCCAAGAAATTGCCACTAATTCAGGGGCGCGGGTGGTTCCTATCCCGGAAAGGGGTTATGGTAGCGCCCTGCGGGGAGGTATCGCCGCCGCCAAAGGTCAATACATTATCATGGGGGATGCCGATGATAGCTATGACTTTACCAATCTCTCCCCTTTCCTAGAAAAATTGCGACAGGGTTACGATTTGGTGATGGGCAATCGTTTTCAGGGGGGAATTAAACCAGGGGCGATGCCGGTATTGCATAAGTATCTGGGCAATCCTGTCTTGACTTGGTTAGGACGGTTATTTTTTGGCAGCCCCTGTGGTGATTTTCACTGTGGATTGCGCGGGTTTAGTAAACAGGCGATCGAACAATTGAACCTACGCACCACTGGCATGGAATTCGCCAGCGAGATGGTGGTGAAAGCATCCCTCTACGGTCTGAAAATTACCGAAGTACCAACCACTTTATCCCCTGACGGTCGTAGTCGTCCCCCCCACCTAAAAACTTGGCGCGATGGCTGGCGACATCTCCGATTTCTCTTAATGTATAGTCCTCGCTGGTTGTTTCTCTACCCCGGACTGGCTTTAATGTTTCTGGGATTTGTGGCGACCATTTGGTTTATGACCCAACCCAGAGTTCATACCCTTCTCTATTCAGCCACAGCTTTGATTATTGGCTTTCAAATCGTCAGTTTTGCCATCTTTACAAAAGCTTTTGCTATCAGCGAAGGTTTATTACCAGAAGACCGAAAATTAAGACGATTTTTACGTTATATTAATCTGGAGGTGGGATTGATCATTGGCGTAATTTTATTTTTAGTAGGTATAGGCGGTTCGGTGTATGCTTTATATACTTGGAATGCACAACTTTATGGGGCTTTAGATCCAGCCGTGACCATGCGGATTGTCATTCCTTCCGTAACCGCTCTAGGGTTGGGAGTACAGGTGGTTTTTTCCAGTTTCTTTTTAAGTGTTTTGGGACTGAAACGAAGATGA